The Gloeomargarita sp. SKYB120 genomic sequence GACCCTGCTGCGCTCCCTGGCGGCCCTGGCGGAACAAACTGAGTGGGGGCAGAGTTGGAACTTGGTGGCCTTGGTGGACGAATTCAGCGCGGTGCTGCTGCAGGAGTTGGACTTCACCCGCGAGGCGGCCTTTACCCGCCAGATTGGGCAGAATTTGCAGCGTTCCCCGTGGCCGGAGGTGCGCCAGCTCAAAATCCCCCAGGTGTACGAAGCCTTCAGCACGCCTCGCCTGCTGCTCCTGGAGTGGCTAGATGGCGTACCGCTGTTGGCTGGGTATCGCACGACGGACCGCACCCAGGGGCCAGCTATTGCCCGAATGCTGCTGCGGGCGTTTTTCCAGCAAATTTGCTGGGATGGGCTGTTTCACGCTGACCCCCACCCCGGCAATTTCTTCTACTTAAAAGACGGTCGGGTGGCGCTGCTGGACTTCGGGAATGTGGCCCGTTTGGACCCCCGCACCCAGGCGTTGATGACCGAGTTTTTGCTGGCGCTGGTGACCCTGGACCCGCGCCGCTGCGTGCAGTTAACCCTGGAACTGGCAGAATCCCCTCGCCCCGACGACCTGAACCAGTTGGAGCAGGACTTTGGCCGGTTGTTGCGCCGCTATTACCCCCGCACCCTCGACCAGATGAACTTTGGGCAATTGCTGCGAGATATTTTGGAAACGGCCCGCCAAAACCGGGTGCGCTTGCCGGGGAGTATGGGGGTGCTGGCCCGCACACTGGCCTATTTAGAGAGCATGGGCCGCGAACTCGACCCCCAATTTGACTTAGTGGCGGAAATTCGACCCTTAATGGGCCGCCTGCTGCAACAGCAGTTGCTGGGGGGTGATGGACTCCCTGTCCTGCTACAAACGGCCCTGGATTTGCGTTCCCTGTCTTTAGATTCGCCGCGGCAGGTGGAGTTGCTGTTGCGGCGGGTGAATTCGGAGAACTTGCGCTGGCAGGTGCAGATTGCCGATTTAGCGGGGCTTGAGCGGGCCTTGGATACAGCCTCCCATCGCTTGGCCTACAGCGTGGTGGTGGCGGCGTTTATCATCGGAGCGGCGATTATCTTTGACCGAGGCCAAGCGAATCTGCCGTTGTTTTTGGGAGCGGGGTT encodes the following:
- a CDS encoding AarF/ABC1/UbiB kinase family protein: MLSGFARTTERQAEIAEVLLRNGWKFMRQLVLGKKAGEPELPPPAVLRQILVELGPVYVKLGQLLSTRPDLLPVRYTEALSSLQSRVPPVDWSDMEVVIRRELPQPYGTVFAHVHPQPVAAGSIGQTYRATLTDGTEVALKVQRPGIAEVIDQDLTLLRSLAALAEQTEWGQSWNLVALVDEFSAVLLQELDFTREAAFTRQIGQNLQRSPWPEVRQLKIPQVYEAFSTPRLLLLEWLDGVPLLAGYRTTDRTQGPAIARMLLRAFFQQICWDGLFHADPHPGNFFYLKDGRVALLDFGNVARLDPRTQALMTEFLLALVTLDPRRCVQLTLELAESPRPDDLNQLEQDFGRLLRRYYPRTLDQMNFGQLLRDILETARQNRVRLPGSMGVLARTLAYLESMGRELDPQFDLVAEIRPLMGRLLQQQLLGGDGLPVLLQTALDLRSLSLDSPRQVELLLRRVNSENLRWQVQIADLAGLERALDTASHRLAYSVVVAAFIIGAAIIFDRGQANLPLFLGAGLLLVGATTLGFWLLFRLLRPPRLR